A window of Hevea brasiliensis isolate MT/VB/25A 57/8 chromosome 14, ASM3005281v1, whole genome shotgun sequence contains these coding sequences:
- the LOC110648377 gene encoding 7-deoxyloganetin glucosyltransferase-like yields MGSFANVRYDKPHAVCVPYPAQGHVNPMLKLAKILHCNYFHITFVNTEYNHRRLLRSRGPNSLDGLPDFHFEAIPDGLPPSDANATQDIPSLCESTSKHSLVPFRHLLFRLMSSDAVPPVTCVISDACMSFTLDAAEEFGIPDVLFWTPSSCGVLGCAHYCHLIERGLIPLKDASYLTNGYLETTIDWIPGMKNIRLKDLPSFIRTTDRNDIMLNFLAREIERTSRASAVILNTFDAFEKDVLDVLSTMFPPIYTIGPLQLLVDQIPNSNLKSIGSNLWKEQPECIEWLGSKDPSSVVYVNFGSITVITPKQMIEFAWGLANSKKPFLWIIRPDLVVGEAAMLPPEFVPETKDRGMLASWCPQEQILKHPAIGGFLSHMGWNSTLDSVCGGVPMVCWPFFAEQQTNCWFACNKLGIGMEIDNNVKRDEVEKLVTELMDGKKGKEMKRQAMEWKTKAEEATRPGGSSHRNLEELVGFLQRK; encoded by the exons ATGGGTTCCTTTGCCAATGTCAGGTATGATAAACCTCACGCTGTGTGTGTCCCATATCCAGCTCAAGGTCATGTAAATCCAATGCTCAAGCTAGCCAAAATCCTCCACTGTAATTATTTTCATATAACCTTCGTCAACACAGAGTACAACCACAGACGCTTGCTCAGGTCTAGAGGCCCCAATTCTCTTGACGGATTGCCAGATTTCCACTTTGAGGCTATCCCTGATGGCCTTCCACCTTCAGATGCCAATGCCACCCAAGACATTCCTTCTCTATGTGAATCCACCTCCAAGCACTCCTTAGTCCCATTTCGTCATCTTCTTTTTAGACTAATGTCTTCTGATGCTGTTCCTCCGGTTACGTGTGTTATTTCTGATGCTTGCATGAGCTTCACTCTTGATGCTGCTGAAGAATTTGGGATTCCTGATGTACTCTTCTGGACACCCAGCTCTTGTGGCGTTTTGGGCTGTGCACACTACTGTCATCTAATTGAAAGAGGCTTAATACCTCTTAAAG ATGCGAGCTATCTAACAAATGGGTACTTGGAAACAACCATAGATTGGATTCCAGGGATGAAAAATATTCGTTTAAAGGATCTTCCAAGCTTCATCAGAACTACTGACAGAAACGACATAATGCTCAATTTCCTGGCGAGGGAAATAGAGAGAACTTCAAGAGCTTCTGCTGTCATTTTGAACACATTCGACGCCTTTGAGAAGGATGTGTTGGATGTTCTCTCCACCATGTTTCCTCCTATTTATACCATTGGTCCTCTCCAGTTGCTTGTTGACCAGATCCCAAACAGCAACTTGAAAAGTATTGGTTCAAATCTTTGGAAAGAACAACCAGAATGTATTGAATGGCTTGGTTCGAAAGATCCAAGTTCCGTTGTGTATGTGAATTTTGGTAGCATCACTGTGATAACTCCAAAACAAATGATAGAATTTGCATGGGGACTAGCCAACAGCAAGAAACCATTCTTGTGGATAATAAGGCCAGATCTTGTGGTTGGCGAAGCTGCAATGTTGCCGCCTGAATTTGTACCTGAAACCAAGGATAGAGGCATGTTAGCTAGTTGGTGTCCACAAGAGCAAATCTTGAAGCATCCTGCAATAGGAGGATTTTTAAGTCATATGGGGTGGAATTCGACATTGGACAGTGTGTGTGGAGGTGTGCCAATGGTTTGTTGGCCATTTTTCGCAGAGCAACAGACAAACTGTTGGTTCGCTTGCAATAAATTGGGTATTGGGATGGAGATTGATAACAATGTAAAGAGAGATGAAGTGGAGAAGCTTGTGACAGAGTTAATGGATGGAAAGAAGGGTAAAGAAATGAAAAGGCAAGCAATGGAATGGAAGACCAAAGCAGAGGAGGCCACAAGACCAGGTGGATCTTCTCACAGAAACTTGGAAGAACTGGTCggttttcttcaaagaaaatga